Below is a genomic region from Prunus persica cultivar Lovell chromosome G3, Prunus_persica_NCBIv2, whole genome shotgun sequence.
CAACACCCCTCACATGTCCCATTTCATTGGGTCGTCTTATCCACTCTCTGGAGTGGAGAGTGGGCTTTCATGAGACAAAGATTtatgaaaaacataaaaatacttaaatgtaataaaataccATGTCTGCTCCATCCAACTCAAACACTCAAATGTTGTGTGCATCTCACTCGCACGTGCcgcccccctctctctctctctctctctctctctctctctctctctctctctgtgacaTCCCTTTCTACTAACCACTGCAGTCCTCTCTCTGTTCATCTTTGCTTCTGCAATCTAGTAGGAGACAGATTCTTTTAGGTGGGTTTTAATGAAAGGATGGGAAAGATGGTGTTTAAGTCCAAAATGAAATGGGTTGGTTTGCTTGGTCTGGTTCTCTCAGCTATATCTCTCTTTGTTCACTTTTTGCTGGCTAGATTCACAGAAGGGGGTGTTTCAGAGTACCACTCCTCAATCACAATCTTCCCCAGGCGAACCATTGGTGaaagcttgaatttttcgaAGACTGTAATTGCACTATCCCAACTaagatctcatttttctttttctttttttacattTGCTATGTTTGCTCTGTCCTTaagtgctctctctctctctctctctctctccctctctctctctctctctcatagagattcatgtttttcttaaatttgatTCTCTTTATAGCTTTGCTTATTGTCCAAAGTGTTATCTGTCTCTGGGTTTCAAGTACTCGTTTCTGCTGGGCAAGACTTGTTCTTGCTCTAAAGAGTGGGAATCAGTGTTTTTCTGgtgaaattggttttggggacAATATTGCATTGGGATTTTGCTGGTTTTCTGAAACCCGCCTTTTACATGAATTATTTTGTTAGTTTGAGTGTGAATTAGTGTGGATCCGTTTTTGTTCATTTatctattattattttccagTTAACATTGGAAGATTTTGGATATTATCTGGACTGTTTAGTTTCACTATTGTCTGTCTGTTGTCTATGATGGCTACTTATCCCTCTACTTTCGGGTGCAGAGTCCAATGTATAGAAGGCTATGGGGACCCGTTAGACATCTGGAATCTTTGCATCCCAATGCAAATCCCAGAGGACACTATGCTGGTTAGGCCACTTTTCATCTTGCTAGTGATTTCTGTATAGGTGTAGTGCGCCCGGGAGGCTTATGTTAGATAATTATTAGTTAAAGGTTTCCTATGCAAAATTAATGCTACCAAAAGGTTGATGATAACCCTTCTTTCTCTGTATTTATCTATTTAAAATCTTACTTTAGGAGAGTGCTGCCTTCCATGTTGGGGTCATCGATTTAATCTGGCCAGTGAGCATATTATAGTAGAGTTTCCTACAAGCCTACAAGGAAATGTTTCATGTCTTAACTTCGGATATTGAAACCCTGAAATTTTGGGTTCAAACTGTTATTTATTAATGTATAATTACCATAGCTAAGTCTTGGGGTAGGGATAGAAGAtacttttccaattttcttacAGTCGATACCTGCAGAGTCAAAATTATGTTATCGTCTATTTTTTGGTAGTATTAATTCTATAGATGCCTTCTAAAGTTAAATATGTGTCACAGATCCTGGTTCCGATACCAGCGGGTTTATCTTTGTAAGGATACAAGGCGGGTTTCATGAGATCAGGAATTCGGTAAGGGTGTCATGCTTGAATAGCCTGTTCTCCGTTATATTTAAATGTCATATAAGTTTACAACCAGAGAATCTTATTGATTTTTCAGATATGTGATGTAGTTGTGGTTGCTCGGTTTCTTAATGCAACATTAGTCATTCCTGAGATACAATCAACCACAAGCAGCAAAGGCATCAGGTTTCTTTTCGGACAATCATTACAAggctttgtttgtttatgaCCTAATATTGATGTGTTGAGTACTTATTTCTTTGTTGATTTATTGTGTCTAATGTTTTCATGTAGCTCTCAGTTTAAGAGTTTTGCCTATCTCTACAATGAGGACCAATTCATGGCGGCTTTATCAAAAGATGTCAAAGTTGTGAAGACCCTTCCTAAAAATCTGAAAGGGCTgaggagaaaaaagaacattCCAGTTTTTAAAGTGCCTTACTCTGCTTCACCGTATTACTATAAGCACCATGTTCTTCCAATTTTAAAGAAGCATTTAGTAGTTGAACTAGTTGTGTCTGATGGAGGATGCTTGCAGGTACCAATGTCTGTTCTCTCTATTGCATTGTACTCATAAATGCAGATTCCTGCACTGAGTATATCTTGGTTTGATGATATAATTGTTACTAGCAATAAtctccttttcattttgtgaCGTTACTACTTTGTTTGGATTTAATGCAGGCTATCCTGCCACCTGATCTTGAAGAATATCAGAGGCTGAGATGTAGGGTTGCTTTTCATGCCCTTCGGTTCCGGGAGGAGGTCCAAGAACTTGCCACTAAAATTTTACACAGGTCAATTACCAGCCGTCATTACTCTTCTCTCTTCACCCTCTATTTATACATATCTAATGTTTTTCTCATCTGGATGGCTTTTAACATATATTTACTATTGCTTTAGATTAAGGGCTCCTGGACAGCCATTTATAGCATTTGACCCTGGAATGACCAGGGAAGCTTTGGCATATCATGGTTGTGCTGAACTCTTCCAGGTAATTGCTTCAAACCTGGATTGCATGATGAACTCTCTTTTTGGAATGCTTTCACAGCATTTGATTTGCATATGTTTGAAACTCTTCCCAAGGATGTGCACACTGAACTCATTCAGCACAAAAGACATTGGATGATAAAACGTGGAATTGTCAAGGGGAAGCTTTcggtgaattctgcagaacaACGCCTTAATGGTTCTTGCCCACTAATGCCAGAAGAGGTAAGATACAACATGCCTACAATACAAAAGTAGTGTTCATAATCATACCAACCCCCTTAGTTCTTATATATACTACCAAGTCTTTTTAGTGTTAAATTCACTAGAGAAAAATACTGCCCACATCCTTTGATAAGAAATGACTTCTCATGgagccttttatttttattccttGGATTGCTACAGATTGGTATTGTTCTTCGTGCATATGGGTACTTGTGGGACACAATAATATATGTCTCTGGGGGAGAAATTTTTGGTGGCCAAAGGACATTGATCCCTCTTCGTGCAATGTTTGAAAATGTTGTTGATAGGACTTCCCTCAGCATGCCTTGGGAGCTCAGTAGGATTTATGGTCGTGAGGCTAACCTTGTTGATCGCAATCCTGGGAGTCCACCTATGATTGAGGAAGAGATGAAGATTGAAGCATGGAAAACTGCAGGGCCACGTCCTCGCCCGCTTCCACCACCTCCAGCTAGGCCCAAATCCTATAACATTGaaggttggtggggttgggtAGCTGAGAGTGATAATGAGCCTGATAGTACAGTTATGGAATTGAGGACCAACGCCCATAAACTACTGTGGGAAGCAATTGATTACGTGATATGTGTTGAAGCTGATGTATTCATCCCTGGATTCGATCTTGATGGTAAGGGGCATCCAAATTTTGCAAGCTTAGTCATGGGACACCGACTCTATCAGTCAGCTGCATCAAAGACATACAGGCCAGACAGGTATGTTGCTTTATCCGGACATATGTGTGTGCACATGATTAATAAGTCGAAGATATT
It encodes:
- the LOC18781654 gene encoding uncharacterized protein At1g04910; protein product: MGKMVFKSKMKWVGLLGLVLSAISLFVHFLLARFTEGGVSEYHSSITIFPRRTIGESLNFSKTSPMYRRLWGPVRHLESLHPNANPRGHYADPGSDTSGFIFVRIQGGFHEIRNSICDVVVVARFLNATLVIPEIQSTTSSKGISSQFKSFAYLYNEDQFMAALSKDVKVVKTLPKNLKGLRRKKNIPVFKVPYSASPYYYKHHVLPILKKHLVVELVVSDGGCLQAILPPDLEEYQRLRCRVAFHALRFREEVQELATKILHRLRAPGQPFIAFDPGMTREALAYHGCAELFQDVHTELIQHKRHWMIKRGIVKGKLSVNSAEQRLNGSCPLMPEEIGIVLRAYGYLWDTIIYVSGGEIFGGQRTLIPLRAMFENVVDRTSLSMPWELSRIYGREANLVDRNPGSPPMIEEEMKIEAWKTAGPRPRPLPPPPARPKSYNIEGWWGWVAESDNEPDSTVMELRTNAHKLLWEAIDYVICVEADVFIPGFDLDGKGHPNFASLVMGHRLYQSAASKTYRPDRKEVTKLLEEISDHLYHANHTWLMSVRKNLRKRLVDGLIEASARSKPLSFISHPVPECSCLRHDPAGKSINATTSAHASTSTSHSQVLAALGVVHYCPAWMENDLILQSKDKENEETLDEDDSTSSGLFFRKNNGYHEGVNGDLSNKEETQLDDQEELEGGER